A single Paraburkholderia sp. D15 DNA region contains:
- a CDS encoding sigma-70 family RNA polymerase sigma factor yields the protein MTANPRELTPETLAALLERVAKEDAAALRELYDLAAPKLFGLALRILSRHEWAEEVLQDSFVNIWRFAGDYRRALSAPMTWMSAIVRNRALDHLRRVNPQETEWSDALDDLVATGDPDPEALTAVSLQARLLAGCMQQLEPAQRQAVALAYLRDQSHSEIAEVLTVPLGTIKSWIRRGLAKLKTCLGGE from the coding sequence ATGACAGCCAATCCTCGAGAACTCACGCCGGAAACCCTTGCCGCGCTGCTCGAACGTGTCGCCAAAGAAGACGCGGCGGCATTACGCGAGCTATATGATCTCGCCGCCCCGAAACTGTTTGGCCTCGCGCTCCGTATATTGAGCAGACACGAGTGGGCCGAAGAGGTTTTGCAGGACAGCTTCGTCAATATCTGGCGCTTCGCCGGCGACTATCGCCGCGCGTTGTCCGCGCCGATGACGTGGATGTCGGCAATCGTCCGCAACCGTGCTCTCGATCATCTGCGGCGAGTCAATCCGCAGGAAACGGAATGGAGCGATGCGTTGGACGACCTCGTGGCAACCGGTGATCCGGATCCCGAAGCACTGACCGCGGTCAGTCTGCAGGCGCGCTTGCTGGCCGGCTGCATGCAGCAGCTGGAACCGGCACAACGCCAGGCGGTGGCGCTCGCTTATCTGCGCGATCAAAGCCATAGCGAGATCGCCGAAGTACTGACCGTCCCGCTCGGCACGATCAAGTCATGGATCAGACGCGGCCTCGCCAAGCTGAAGACCTGCCTGGGAGGCGAATGA